tagttataaaagggGGAAACTTTCCTTCCCTAGGGGATTCAGATCCATCAGATTGGAACTCAGTACattttacctgaatccttattttctcctttctatgagcaactaaacctcaaTTGTTAATGTTAAGAGCTCTATCTATTGTAtgtattgattttattatttctctattttaattcatatcttgatttatatttaagaattgttttcattctttattttatgaatttgggtggaatggaagtatgaccctctttctatttgagttcttctataacttggaaaagctctttacttgaacaacagcttgaaaaaaaattctcctaaattttaattatctggatttaacgggatatgtaacatataatccttttatttttgggtaattagagtttttgtggcatataaattggaatttgatcatcaccctctaaaatccatcaagaacctggagattcaaatgggtcaattagccacaaaagttaatgaaattgatcagagaaccactaatagccttcctggtaacacaattccaaatccaagagaggaatgcaaggctatcaccGTAATAAGTGAACAAGTGGCAAGTACGGAAGCACAagttatgcaggaaaccagagcctctATTAGAAACTTAGAGGTGCTAGTGGGCcaactgagcaagcaaatacttGAGAGATCTGCAAGTACATTTCAAGGGTTAATCTGTGGTTAGAAATAACCGCACCACGGTGACTTAACAGCAATTATAGGTTCTTCTCTCTTCATTTCCGCTCTCTGACTCTGCTTTCTTTTCCCTTTCAGAATCTCGTCCTCTGTTTAATGTTTCTCCTTATTtgggtttcttcttcttcttcctgttTGTGTTGGCTGTTCACTGGTGATTAAGTTTAATTAGGATTTGACGATGTTAACTGCATGTTATGTTTTACTTTTACTTAGACTATGGAGGCGATTATGATGATGAATGGTTCTGACAGTATACGATTTCTTGTTTTTTAACATTTGTATATGTCATATATAGATACAGAATGATGTTTCGTGTGTTTGTCCAAATAGCTCTTGATAACGTGCCATCTTGCATGTTGAATAGTTGATACTTGTTATGATACTGGTGTTTATTGTGGATGAACTTTGATGTGATGcagttataaatttatttagtttcagCAATGTTGTCATCATCCAAAGACGAGTCAATGTCCAAGATGGAAGAACAAGAGAATCAGAATAAAGAAATGAAGCATGAAAATGGAGTGCTTGATTACATAATGAGCTTGAAAAGTGTGCCAACAAAACTCCCTCCACATCTTGAGCTTCTCAGGACCCGGGTCCACTGCAACAACGATGCTCCTCAGCATGTAAAACCTTGCTATCTCtatgttcattttttattttagtctgtTTTTTTCTTATTGTTCTCTCAAATCCAgtttgtaattttattattttggaatTTGTGTTCTGTGTTTGTATGATAGGTGTTAATGAGTTTCAATGAAAACTTGTAGTTTTTTTTCAGCTTATTTCACATTTTGAGTGATTAAGTAATAAGTATATGCTGGttctaaattttcttttcttttttttttatcggtTGCTTGCTATTTATGTTTTCCTATGTTGATGTTTGTAGACAGATACCATACAGTATTCTGGTGCTTATCCAGCATTAGGTGTTGATAATAGCTTGCGATTAGATAATTTCAGTCAAAATTTCAAAGTTGAAGTGAAGCGGCTCACAGATGATGACATAGAGTTTGATATGATTGGTATTGATCATTCACTTGCCAATGCATTTCGAAGAATCCTTATAGCAGAGGTGAAATGTTTATTTAATACTTTCCACAATATTTATAATCAGTATGTCAGACTTGTTTATCTTAAATATTGCATCATTTATAGTCCATTTTGAAGTTCTTTGGTACATTTGGTTGGAATAAAAGGGTCCTTAATGATTCTTTTTTAATGCTGTTGATGTCCTCTCTAGTCGATATTAAGAGGGATTTGCATCCATTGTTACATAGTGTACCCATGTAGGTCTTAGCTAACTCTCTCATATTTATTTGTGGATTTCATATCCTCATCTTTATGCTATCTCCTCAATgaaatttctttttctaatacaaaaagtatttatttaatttttttcataatctcATAGCCAAATATTACGTTCAAAGAGTTGAAGGATGAATTCCAAATGcttattgtttctcttttttcttggtTGATGATGTCAAAAACAGGGATATGTTACTTTGCTTTGATGCTTTAGCCAAACAAAAATTTCTTTGATAAAATGTGGACCAGAATTACCCCTAGGAGTGTATAACATCTTCTGGCTGTGTTATTTTCACCTTGATGTGTTGGCCTTTCATATTGTCTTTCTCTCCAATTTTATGTTTTGCCAATAATAGTTTGATGGAGATTATCAAATTCTGACGTGATGGTTATAAATTTAGGTACCAACAATGGCTATTGAAAGATTTTACATTGCAAACAATACATTACTTATACAAGATGAAGTTCTATCCCATAGATTAGGCCTCATACCAATCAGTGCTGATCCCAGGCTATTTGAATATCCAGGTCTAATTTCTATGTTGTCACCAAATTTGTTTTTGATTACGTAAATATCTTTCTTGTGTGATAGATAAAATTCTATATAGGTTGTTTTGCCGTTTGTGTAGATCTCGTAATATGGCAGACTTGAATTTGTCTCCTTTTTTTGGTTGTGAATAGATAATGCTGGGGATAATAGGAATGAAAAGAATACCATTGTCTTCAAACTACATGTTGCTTGCTATAAAGGATAGCCACGTATGACCGGTAAACGAGTCTGGCTCTTGCTTGATATTCAAATGttgcatttaattttatttggctATTTTAACTTTAATCATATTAGCAATCTTTCTTGTTTGATGATGTTACAAAATGCAGCGAGATCAGATCAACTAAAGTGGTTACCTAATGGGAGTgagtgataaacccatattttatgatgtaTTTCATGCtcaatttaagtgatttattcaatccttcacccacttatccATGTAAATtgtatggttttactttccctttcttattatgtgatatatgtgaaaaacatgtttcctatgctttaaaaatatcaattttaattaccctttattaccattcgatgccgtgatttgtgtgttaagtattttagATCTcttaaggcaggaatggcttagaggatagaaaggaaacatacaaaaatggaaggaaagcacaaaaatgGAGTCTTGAAGAAAAAAGGtagcgacgcgaacgcatggacgacgcagCTGCGTGCCTAGTGCGAAAAGGCAGCGACGCGAACGTGTGACTAACGCTGACGCGTGCCTTGAGCAGAACacaaatgacgcgtacgcatgaccgaAGCGaacgcgtgacaaggaaaactcccagatgacgcgaccgcgtgacctacgcggacgcgtgacagacgccacgtgcagaaacTGCAGAAAACGCCCCTAGCAATTTCTAAAACCCTTTTTGCCCAGATCCAAGTccagaaaacatagattagaagttataaagtgggggaatgcatccattcatgaggaGATCTTCCAATTATTCACCTTttatagtttagatgtagtttttagagagagaggttctctcctctctcttaggattaggattaggatttctttcaattttaggACCGCTTATCTtcattacaggttcaatgttcttttaatcTGATTTATCTTTTACTTTCATTTATTCTAGTGCTTTGATTTGTCTATCTCTCTGTttaattacttatgttgccaaattggcttatgaacccttcatgttaggattttctatttaatataatttgaggtattttagaattatgattgcttttctttatttatataaataatttagatttttcccttttagctttggttgattaattggtaactcttgagttgtcaaactcatcatgattgataattgttatttttgctaattgaattgaattctaCTAACTCTAGCCcttccttaggagttggctaggacttgaggatctaactaattagtccacttgactttcctttgctttagtaatggttaactaagtgggattaaaactcaATTCTTATCACCatcgataaggataactaggataggacttccaaattttcgtaccttgccaagagttttattagatattaatttattaattcctacaatttattttccttgttcaacccttttaaAACCCAAAATTCCAGCTTTTCCATACCTAATGATAagtcatacctccctgcaattcattgagaagacgacccgaggtttgaatacttcggtttataaattttgttgggtttgttacttgtgacaaccaaacgtttgtacgaaagaaattcttgtcggtctagaagctatacttacaacgcgaatTTATTTGCAAAAGAATTCTAGATCACGCGAGAGTTTCGCtcgtcaaaatggcaccgttgccggggaattgcaaatgtgtgccttattattggttattgtaaatatttttcttttacttgtttatttgtttttgtttttcccttttatttctattagctattatgaattctcacccctctcgctttgagtttggttctaactttgttgaaaggagtggaagctataacaggaatatgcatcaaggtctaaggaatcaaagatggatggagccaagaggatctgatcaaccctttaggcaacaacaccctccaagatatcatgggcAAGGATCactctacaatgcataccaagctgatagatatggtggacccccttgtaattaacaacaagccccaccctgtgcttATAGAtcatcctctcaacatagctttgaaccaccacactaaCAAGTTCCTTTTCACCATTCATCACCTTATGACCCTTATCCACCAcaattccaatccaattactcccaataACAACCACATTCTTATTATGAACCCTCTCCCCCAACCAATGAACTCTCATATCCATCCCATTCTCCAATGCATGACAAAATTCGTAttcttcttcaagggcaagcGAAGATGCAAAGGGACATATTGGAACTCACTACTGCCTTAACCGAGGTAGTAAATAAATTAGCTTTCCAACATCTGAGCACTCAAagtactcccatggctacatgtggagaatcaaaagaagagcgtagcatgaaggagacactagaaacttcGGTGGACAATGAGGAGCATGGCTTTgcattggaacaagtggaggaagccataatagttgtagaggaagaagtggttgaagatttaggagatgctaaacctccatgggaatcgaGAACTGTAAAGGATTCCGCTGAGAAGTTCGAAATTGATGCCAAGGAGGATAGTGCAAAACCTCCAATGCATATACCTTGTGAAAAATTGGACGGAACAGACCAAGAAATTGATTCCATAGGCAGTGATGATCATGAATCAAGCTCTCCTAGTCACGAACTTACATCCACAACTGAACTCTTTGAGCCTGAAGAACCTTatccaagtgaatacgaagatgatgtcgaggtagatttctctcggCCTCCAACTTATGACTTAAGTGACGAGGAAGACATAgaagactttgatcaagacgcAGTTGCAGTTGAAGAGTTTTGCAAAGAagtgaaggaattcacagaagaatACAAGGGAGTAAAGCttacagaaccactggaaacacctatcccaaggccattaccacctaatacaagcttcaagtgggtacaatccttaacctttatctttacttttccacttgaatatggtttgcttgaaatagatggccagcttagagctctctgcggctttaagagtaagagggaaatgGCTCGTAGTCAGAGCTGGTGTGCAAGATTCAATAGGGTTCCATGCTTTAATtcgaagtgcaaggattggtatcaagttcaattgaatgggtctcgGAAGGCGTTTGGTCATCTTAGTGAGAATACAATTTCtaaaccacccggatggaagaATATAGGTAAAGACAAAGGCGGATTTAAAatcaaagtttgggatcctggaatctattctgacattcgtcaccccgggagcctgagaatctgtttgaagctgctcaaaagctttacatgcctagtttgggaccccggaggctgttggcattccaaacattggtggagatttctggatgaatttaagcacaagccaccataacaggaagctcatcaaatgtccaacttaaggactttaactaaaagtgctaggtgggagacaacccaccatggtatgatcgtttctttttcaattttatttcatgttgtttatttttatttttattttattttattttcattgaaaCTGGAAGTATTCATAGCATCTACATTAGCACTGTATATTGCATAATGcataattccaaaaaaaaagagatcaCCCACACGAGCGCGCAGGTCACGCGTGGGCGTGAAATGGAAATCGGCGTAAcgatccaacgcccagaaagttTAGCACAAAACggcccacgcgttcgcgtccctgacgcgaacATGTCACTTGCAAAACAATCATCCCACACGAAAGCTtgagtgacgcgtccgcgtcgcatggATATAATGGCCCCCTAAAtggagacagagagttgcgctgaaaCGACGCTGGAAGTGTGCGTCTAGCACAATtttcagcgacgcggtcgcgtgccTCACGCATCCACGTCACCCATCTTTTACCCAACCCATGCGATTACGTcaatcacgcgaccgcgtcgaacCCATTTCACCctagtcacgcgatcgcgtgctccACCCGTTCGCGTGGACTCAAAATCACTAACCCCCTTACCCACGCGAAACCCTACCCGTGGCGCCCCCATAccccccttttcttcttctcttctctgcaACCACCCCCTCCGACCACCACCACAGCATCACCACCCTCGCCCCCTTCTTCCTTCCTTCACCCCTCACCCAACCCCAACCTCCACCCCAACCATGCTCCACCACCGCGCCGCCGTGCTCCCTCCCAGCATCGCCGcatcaccaccaccatctcTCTGCCCTCATCTCTGTTCCATACATTTGTACTTCTACACACCAGGTTCCGCCATACTGCGATTCCTCTTTTCGATTCCTTAGttagtttttcaatttttgttcagaataggatagttagagatgcatgtttgtagtggattttaggtggttaggtagctaggatgtggttagtggatttaggcctgataattgcgcCGTTCTTGctacttttttttatctattttgcaATCCTGATTTTGCTGTGATGATCATATTGTTCATACATTGTTCTTCCATGTTTCTTGCTGCTGTTACACTGCTCTTTCATTTGTGTCTATTTGCAGCTTTATTTAAATTCATATGAACTGATTTTTTCTGTTGTTTATTACCCGGGAACATCTaattttagccggaatgctgcccaattttctgcaaattgttTCATTTTCAGTCATGTATTGGTTTTGGCAATTTTGCATTTTGCATTACTTACCTATAaccaaaccaattcatgaatgcaCGGGCTCACGTTCTTATTCCTTTCGATTCCCTGGTTAATAACTTGCattattgatgatttcattttaattttagctACTTCGGTATCTATATGAATTATCATCAATAACCTGATATCCTTGCTTGACTATGAGTTGATTATTCTTTAAACTTGTGAAATTTATTGTTAACTAGGAAACCATTATCATGCCCCCTACTTTAACTTCCTTTTTACTAACTCACTGCTTTCACTTTCTAACTTCCTTTTCACCTATTCCCACTTTTAACTCTCTAActtctctttttgctttttaacTAACTACTTTAACTTTCTAACTCAAGGCATGACTATTGTTTTTcctggtgtgcagaaactccaccgttgaaaatacataagtgaaaggttcaggcatggccgaatggccagccccctgaatgatcaaaaagaccgaatgatcaaagactaaatagtcaaaagattaaactgtcaaaagatgatgtctaatacaatagtaaattatcctatttatactagactagctactagggtttacatgagtaagtaattNNNNNNNNNNNNNNNNNNNNNNNNNNNNNNNNNNNNNNNNNNNNNNNNNNNNNNNNNNNNNNNNNNNNNNNNNNNNNNNNNNNNNNNNNNNNNNNNNNNNNNNNNNNNNNNNNNNNNNNNNNNNNNNNNNNNNNNNNNNNNNNNNNNNNNNNNNNNNNNNNNNNNNNNNNNNNNNNNNNNNNNNNNNNNNNNNNNNNNNNNNNNNNNNNNNNNNNNNNNNNNNNNNNNNNNNNNNNNNNNNNNNNNNNNNNNNNNNNNNNNNNNNNNNNNNNNNNNNNNNNNNNNNNNNNNNNNNNNNNNNNNNNNNNNNNNNNNgtataaattatccgctcatcacaacaccaaacttaaattgttgcttgtccccaagcaactgaaaatcaattaggataaaaagaagagaatatactgtGAATTTCAAagtatcaatgaatattaattttatttagatgagcgggacttgtagctttttgcttctgaatagttttggcatctcactttttcctttgaagtttagaatgattggcttctctaggaacttagattttcggatagtgttattgactttcctagttaagcatgttgattcttgaacacagctacttatgagtcttggccgtggccctaagcattttgttttccagtattaccaccggaaacacaaatgccacagacacatgactgggtgaaccttttcagattgtgactcagccgactcagctttgctagagtccccaattagaggtgttcagagatcttaagcacactcttttgctttggatcacgactttaaccactcagtctcaagattttcacttggacctgcatgccacaagcacatggttagggacaacttgatttagccgcttaggcctggattttatttccttgggccctcctatccattgatgctcaaagccttggatccttttttaccctttccttttggttttaagggctattggctttttctgcttgcttttttctttttctttctattttttttgctaattttcttttttttttgcaagctttttttttcattgctttttcttgcttcaagaatcaatttcatgaattttcagatcatcaataacatttctccttgttcatcattctttcaagggccaacaattttaacattcataaacaacaagatcaaaagacatatgcactgttcaagcattcattcattcagaaaacaaaaagtattgccaccacatcaaaataattaaactaatttcaagataaaatttgaaattcatgtacttcttgttcttctgTAATTAggagcatttttcatttaagaaaggtgatgggttcatggaattattcataactttaagacatagttactaactactaatgatcatgaagtagagacacaaaacatagataaacatacaacataaaaactgaaaagcaaaaagaaataagaaaaaggaatgaatccacctttaatggcgtcttcttcttgaagaaccaacaatgttcttaagctcttctatgtcccttccttgcctttgttgctcctccctcattgctctttgatcttctcttattttttggagaatgatggagtgctcatgatgttccacccttaattgttccacattgtggctcaNNNNNNNNNNNNNNNNNNNNNNNNNNNNNNNNNNNNNNNNNNNNNNNNNNNNNNNNNNNNNNNNNNNNNNNNNNNNNNNNNNNNNNNNNNNNNNNNNNNNNNNNNNNNNNNNNNNNNNNNNNNNNNNNNNNNNNNNNNNNNNNNNNNNNNNNNNNNNNNNNNNNNNNNNNNNNNNNNNNNNNNNNNNNNNNNNNNNNNNNNNNNtcaatggagatgtctccttctataaTAACTCCatctgagtaacatagatggcaaataaggtgaggaaaagctagccgtgccatggtggagggcttgtcagctattttgtcgatttcattggagatgacctcatgaacttctacttcctctctaatcatgatgctatgaatcatgatggcccgatccacagtaacttcagatcggttgctagtgggaatgatggagcgttgaatgaactccaaccatcctttagccacaggcttgaggtccagtcttcttagttggactggcttgcctttggagtctctcttccattgagctccttccacacatatgtccattaggacttggtccaacctttgattaaagttgacccttctagtgtaggggcgttcatctccttgcatcatgggcaagtggaatgccaatctcacattctccggactaaaatctaagtatttcccccgaaccattgtgagataattctttggactcgggttcatactttgatcatggttcctagtgatccatgcattggcatagaactcttgaaccattaagattctgacttgttgcatggggttggttaggacttcccaacctcttcttcggatttcatgttggatctccggatactcatttttcttgagcttaaaagggacctcagggatcaccttcttctttgccacaacatcatagaagtggtcttgatggctcttggagatgaatctttccatctcccatgactcggaggtggaagcttttgtcttcccttttccttttctagaggattctctggccttaggtgccatttatggtaatggaaaaacaaaaagcttatgcttttaccacaccaaacttaaaatattgctcgcccccgagcaagagaagaaagaagagaagaagaagaagaagaagaaaatggaggagagtgaggggagatggattcggccaaggtatagtagagggggtagtgttgtgtgaaaatgaagtagaatagaagggtatatatagggagaggggagagggtatgttcggccatttagggtaggattgggtgggaaaatgtttttgaattttgaaggtaggtggggtttatggggaagagtggatggatgtgagtggtgaataagtgattgggaagagagattgaggtgatttgtgaagggtttttgggaagtgtgacatggggaagagtaaaataggattaggaggtaaggtgggaatatactaggtggggatcctgtggggtccacagatcctgaggtgtcaaggaattccatccctgcaccaaataggcatgtaaaatgcctttgcacatcattctggcgtttaaacgccgagtggtgcactttctgggcgttcaacgcccatgtaaagcatgtttctggcgttgaacgccagtttcatgcttgttactggcgttcagcgccagctttccttct
This sequence is a window from Arachis duranensis cultivar V14167 chromosome 2, aradu.V14167.gnm2.J7QH, whole genome shotgun sequence. Protein-coding genes within it:
- the LOC107473865 gene encoding uncharacterized protein LOC107473865, yielding MLSSSKDESMSKMEEQENQNKEMKHENGVLDYIMSLKSVPTKLPPHLELLRTRVHCNNDAPQHTDTIQYSGAYPALGVDNSLRLDNFSQNFKVEVKRLTDDDIEFDMIGIDHSLANAFRRILIAEVPTMAIERFYIANNTLLIQDEVLSHRLGLIPISADPRLFEYPDNAGDNRNEKNTIVFKLHVACYKG